Part of the Yersinia hibernica genome, CTGGACGCGACAGCCGGCGGTGTGGTGCAAAGTGGTGAGAACTACCTTGAGTCTGCCCGCCGAGAGGCGGAGGAAGAGTTAGGTATTGCGGGAGTGCCTTTTGCTGAACATGGTCAATTCTACTTTGAAGAAGAGTGCTGCCGAGTGTGGGGGGCCTTGTTTAGCTGTGTCTCCCATGGCCCATTCGCATTACAGGCAGAAGAGATAGATGAAGTTCGCTGGATGCTGCCAGAAGAAATTACTGCCCGCTGCGACGAATTCACACCGGATTCCCTGAAAGCGTTGTCATTGTGGTTAACCCGCAATAATGAACAGGATTACGGAAAAATCACACCGCGGGAAGATTGATTCCAACCTGCCATAAAAAAGCCCCTTTTCAGGGGCTTTTTACATTTATCTGACTGATTATTAAATAACAATTAACGAACGATAATACCCAGCAAGATACCCAGAGCACCAAAGTCAGCATCACTGAACGTGGTGTTAGCGAACCCAATATCACCCAATACTGGCAGCAGGAATACTGGCAGGAAGGTAATTAACAAGCCTTGCGCAAATGCGCCCAGGATGGCACCACGACGCCCACCGGTGGCATTACCGAACACCCCAGCCGCCGCGCCGACGAAGAAGTGAGGTACAACACCCGGGATAATTACCGTCATGTTCATCAGATACAGCGCGAACATCCCGATAAGACCTGCGGCGAAGCTGCTTAAGAAGCCAACCAATACGGCATTCGGCGCGTAAGGGAAGACGACCGGGCAATCCAGCGCTGGTTTGGCATTCGGCACTAACTTGTCGGAAATCCCTTTAAACGCAGGAACAATCTCGGCAATAACCATACGCACACCTTGCAAGATGATGTACACGCCAGCGGCGAAAGTAATGGATTGCATCAATGAGAACATGAACCAGTTTTTACCACCGCTCAGGCTTTTCACCACTTCCGGCCCAGCAAACAGGCAGGTTACGATGAAAATAATGCACATGGTAAAGGAGATGGCGACCGGCGTATCACGCAAGAACAGCAGACTTTTCGGCACATTCATGTCTTCAGTCGAATGCTCTTTATTACC contains:
- the yfcD gene encoding NUDIX hydrolase YfcD, whose translation is MVEQNPAAVIEWVDIVDEQNEVIAQSSRQQMRAQRLRHRATYIVVHDGMGKILVQRRTEGKDFYPGKLDATAGGVVQSGENYLESARREAEEELGIAGVPFAEHGQFYFEEECCRVWGALFSCVSHGPFALQAEEIDEVRWMLPEEITARCDEFTPDSLKALSLWLTRNNEQDYGKITPRED
- a CDS encoding PTS ascorbate transporter subunit IIC, which translates into the protein MDFFRFLMSDVLSEPAVLVGLIALIGLIAQKKPVTECIKGTVKTIMGFVILGAGAGLVVSSLGDFANIFQQAFGIQGVVPNNEAIVSVAQKSFGKEMAMIMFFAMVINILIARFTPWKFIFLTGHHTLFMSMMVAVILATAGISGVTLIVIGSLVVGVAMVFFPAIAHPYMKKVTGSDDVAIGHFSTLSYVLAGFIGSKFGNKEHSTEDMNVPKSLLFLRDTPVAISFTMCIIFIVTCLFAGPEVVKSLSGGKNWFMFSLMQSITFAAGVYIILQGVRMVIAEIVPAFKGISDKLVPNAKPALDCPVVFPYAPNAVLVGFLSSFAAGLIGMFALYLMNMTVIIPGVVPHFFVGAAAGVFGNATGGRRGAILGAFAQGLLITFLPVFLLPVLGDIGFANTTFSDADFGALGILLGIIVR